One genomic window of Malaciobacter molluscorum LMG 25693 includes the following:
- a CDS encoding DHH family phosphoesterase → MKKDFILDNKLDFSNYKEALELIEKSHYILIITHVNPDADTISSALALSNLFYENKIKHKVFNVSSDLPQNLDFINRFDKITDQLPKFYDLAISVDCGTSKRFGFELSKDIPLINIDHHSSNDGFGKVNIVDYQKSSTAEIVFDFFKFNGLYITKNSATALYTGIYDDSLRFSIGRCDEKTFEKANFLVKCGANPSDIASKLLRRDSLAKYRIIPKILDSLELFKEGELAFIKAEPIWLKQTGAHLRDCEDALDMIMSISIVKIAVFLRVSNNQIRLSIRSKGNIDVSKIASTFGGGGHINAAGCSLETTNLEEAKNMVLKEVLETK, encoded by the coding sequence ATGAAGAAAGATTTTATATTAGATAATAAATTAGACTTTTCTAATTATAAAGAGGCATTAGAATTAATAGAAAAAAGTCATTATATATTGATTATTACTCATGTTAATCCTGATGCAGATACTATTTCTTCAGCACTTGCTCTTTCCAATTTATTTTATGAGAATAAGATAAAACATAAAGTTTTTAATGTAAGTAGTGATTTGCCTCAAAATTTAGATTTTATAAATAGATTTGATAAAATCACAGATCAATTACCAAAATTTTATGATTTAGCAATTAGTGTAGATTGTGGAACATCAAAAAGATTTGGTTTTGAATTATCAAAAGATATTCCTTTAATTAATATTGACCATCACAGTTCAAATGATGGATTTGGAAAAGTGAATATTGTTGATTATCAAAAAAGTTCAACAGCAGAAATAGTATTTGATTTTTTTAAATTTAATGGATTATACATTACAAAAAATTCTGCAACAGCTCTTTACACTGGTATTTATGATGATAGTTTACGATTTAGTATTGGAAGATGTGATGAAAAAACATTTGAAAAGGCAAATTTTTTAGTAAAATGTGGAGCAAATCCATCTGATATAGCAAGTAAATTACTTAGAAGAGACTCTTTAGCAAAATATAGAATTATTCCAAAAATTCTTGATAGTTTAGAGTTATTTAAAGAGGGTGAACTTGCATTTATAAAAGCAGAACCTATTTGGTTAAAACAAACAGGTGCTCATTTAAGAGATTGTGAAGATGCATTAGATATGATAATGAGTATATCTATTGTTAAGATTGCAGTTTTTTTGAGAGTTTCAAACAATCAAATAAGATTGTCAATTCGTTCAAAAGGTAATATTGATGTTTCTAAAATAGCTTCAACATTTGGTGGTGGTGGCCATATAAATGCAGCAGGATGCTCTTTAGAAACAACAAATTTAGAAGAAGCAAAAAATATGGTATTAAAGGAAGTTCTTGAGACGAAATAA